From Calothrix sp. PCC 6303, a single genomic window includes:
- a CDS encoding polysaccharide pyruvyl transferase family protein has translation MGHTIGLLNTYSTLNIGDAAIYTALTALVSEAKVVAQFQDLEPNYIPGLQILPQIGTCNAYISVGGDIFNNAREGLITKAFIKNLLQLQRSPRHTFVFGQSIPRSCHGLSFQALAFFWRRLAAVCVRDVQSHQRLIQAGVKAILSFDVAFSLSVTEEAKIRAKQVLQALDISPDSAALISLRAFDSMYSHDNQQFQTQLVTLSRNLYKQGYQPVLLIQSQAYGADNDLAVAEEIARQVPELKIFNPFVVTHELPNWQLVMGALAICRLIVAIRYHTAVLALASGKVPFNLYYSNKGKDLTQRLGIPGCSLEEFNPHTDINAIAATADATFDDAAIRQQVKQDFQTCYSQVVPK, from the coding sequence ATGGGACATACAATAGGGTTGCTAAATACTTATTCAACTTTAAATATTGGTGATGCTGCAATTTATACCGCTCTGACTGCCTTAGTATCTGAGGCTAAAGTAGTAGCTCAATTTCAAGATTTAGAACCGAATTATATTCCTGGGTTGCAAATTTTGCCACAGATAGGAACTTGTAATGCCTATATCAGTGTAGGTGGCGATATTTTCAATAATGCCCGCGAAGGTTTGATCACGAAAGCTTTTATTAAAAATCTTTTGCAATTGCAGCGATCGCCTCGGCATACTTTTGTGTTTGGACAGTCAATTCCGCGCTCGTGTCACGGTTTGAGTTTCCAGGCTTTGGCATTTTTTTGGCGGCGTTTAGCTGCTGTTTGTGTTCGGGATGTCCAAAGCCATCAACGTTTAATCCAAGCTGGAGTAAAGGCAATTTTGTCTTTTGATGTCGCCTTTAGTCTCTCTGTCACTGAAGAGGCGAAGATCAGGGCAAAACAGGTTTTACAAGCTCTAGATATTTCCCCAGACTCAGCTGCATTGATTTCTCTGCGTGCTTTTGACTCGATGTATAGCCATGATAATCAGCAGTTTCAAACTCAACTGGTGACTCTTAGTCGTAACTTGTACAAACAGGGATATCAACCTGTATTGCTGATTCAATCTCAAGCCTACGGTGCTGATAATGACTTAGCAGTGGCAGAAGAAATCGCTCGCCAAGTTCCAGAACTCAAGATTTTTAATCCCTTTGTCGTCACTCATGAATTGCCCAATTGGCAACTAGTAATGGGAGCATTGGCAATTTGTCGTTTGATTGTTGCCATTCGCTATCACACAGCAGTTCTAGCTTTAGCTAGTGGTAAAGTTCCTTTTAATTTGTACTACTCAAATAAGGGCAAAGATTTAACCCAACGGTTGGGAATCCCTGGGTGCAGCTTGGAAGAGTTCAACCCACATACAGATATAAATGCGATCGCTGCCACCGCTGATGCAACCTTTGACGATGCGGCGATTCGTCAACAGGTTAAACAAGACTTCCAAACATGCTATAGCCAAGTAGTACCAAAATGA
- a CDS encoding glycosyltransferase family 4 protein: protein MKAKVCHLVGGQGMGWTGGIKATLKSLEMSHLSQKFEFAIAPLSDASFIVRQQRPDVIVVHAASSWRGLLSLWKLKRSSKLIVNEHHYSASFEAFNVPSVARFHGMLKLTYGMCDRVIAVSVGQQQWMQKNKLVAPDRIALIQSSRMVDQFLAVSPKPRVANQPFVLGAYGRFCWQKGFDILIEAVKQLPDSQITLQLGGSGADEAKLKELAATCPDIEFVGRIDDVPAFLSHCDAVVIPSRWEPWGNVCLEARAAAKPIIASAVDGLSEQMQGCGRLIPVENPVALAKAIQELAALPSVQLAQMGQEGKASAITAWETYLSNWQGLLEEVI, encoded by the coding sequence ATGAAAGCCAAAGTTTGTCATCTGGTGGGTGGTCAGGGTATGGGCTGGACTGGTGGCATCAAAGCCACTTTAAAAAGTTTAGAAATGTCCCATCTATCACAAAAATTTGAGTTTGCGATCGCACCTTTGTCAGATGCATCATTTATTGTCAGACAACAGCGACCTGATGTAATTGTGGTTCATGCAGCTTCCTCTTGGCGGGGGTTGTTGTCCCTCTGGAAGCTGAAGCGTTCATCCAAGTTAATTGTCAATGAACACCATTATTCAGCCAGCTTTGAAGCCTTTAATGTTCCCTCAGTGGCTCGGTTTCATGGGATGCTCAAACTGACTTATGGAATGTGCGATCGCGTCATTGCTGTTTCTGTAGGACAACAGCAATGGATGCAGAAAAATAAATTAGTTGCGCCTGATAGGATTGCCCTGATTCAGTCTTCGCGGATGGTTGATCAATTCTTAGCTGTTTCCCCCAAACCCAGAGTTGCAAATCAACCATTTGTGTTAGGAGCCTATGGACGCTTTTGTTGGCAAAAAGGGTTTGATATTCTGATTGAAGCAGTCAAACAACTTCCTGATTCCCAAATTACATTACAACTGGGTGGTAGTGGAGCAGACGAAGCCAAGTTAAAAGAATTAGCTGCTACCTGCCCTGATATTGAATTTGTCGGTCGCATTGATGATGTACCTGCTTTTTTGAGTCATTGTGATGCTGTGGTTATTCCCTCCCGTTGGGAACCTTGGGGTAATGTGTGTTTAGAAGCTCGGGCGGCAGCTAAACCGATTATTGCGTCTGCGGTGGATGGTTTGAGTGAACAGATGCAAGGCTGTGGACGACTGATCCCAGTAGAAAACCCAGTAGCACTAGCTAAAGCAATTCAAGAATTAGCCGCTCTACCATCTGTCCAATTAGCACAGATGGGACAAGAAGGAAAAGCCTCAGCAATCACCGCTTGGGAGACTTATTTATCTAATTGGCAAGGGTTGCTAGAGGAAGTAATATGA
- a CDS encoding lipopolysaccharide biosynthesis protein — protein MKAIAQALAAFKKDRFVRNIGWMGSSELVIRVFRLVTTVILARLLSPEDYGLAAIVLMTHDFIRVFTRNGIADKIIQADASEVEELCRTAYGLNWLIALVLFTLQCLVSLAIAQFYGNFHLIVPICLIAITYLIYPLAMVQTALIRRENRLNILALISLVQISTDNVLTAILALSGMGMWAIVLPKFLVAPIWIILTFKYHPWRMTKSFSFNKWQQITSFASRILGVELLTIFRENVDYLLIGRFVGVQALGVYYFAFNAGLGISLSVINAIRVSLFSDLCNLNSQPSLFAQRYLQSLRKIAMMIVPLVVLQSSLAPFYVPLIFGQKWVERGAVPILILICISALSRPFADAASLMFRAFGQTQIELRWNIIFTIFLAIAIWVGTQWGILGAAVAVMATHLILQPLYTLWATRQTLPKFLQEAKG, from the coding sequence ATGAAAGCGATCGCTCAGGCTCTAGCTGCTTTCAAAAAAGACCGATTTGTCCGCAACATTGGCTGGATGGGGTCTTCCGAATTAGTGATTCGGGTATTCCGCCTGGTGACTACCGTGATTCTCGCCCGGTTGCTCAGTCCTGAAGACTATGGACTCGCTGCCATTGTCCTCATGACTCACGACTTTATTCGGGTATTTACCCGCAATGGTATTGCAGACAAAATTATCCAGGCGGATGCATCCGAGGTTGAAGAGTTGTGCCGTACAGCTTATGGATTGAATTGGTTAATTGCTTTGGTTCTTTTCACCCTGCAATGTTTAGTATCCTTAGCGATCGCCCAATTCTACGGTAATTTCCATCTCATTGTTCCTATCTGTTTAATTGCCATCACCTACCTGATCTATCCTCTAGCGATGGTGCAAACAGCCCTGATTCGTAGAGAAAATCGCTTGAATATTTTGGCTTTGATCAGTTTAGTTCAAATTTCCACAGATAACGTTCTGACAGCGATTTTAGCCTTATCTGGCATGGGAATGTGGGCGATCGTTTTACCGAAATTTTTGGTGGCTCCCATCTGGATTATTCTCACGTTTAAATATCATCCTTGGCGGATGACTAAATCTTTCTCCTTTAATAAATGGCAACAAATTACCTCCTTTGCCAGCCGCATTTTGGGAGTCGAGTTACTCACCATCTTTCGGGAAAACGTCGATTATCTCTTAATTGGTCGGTTTGTCGGTGTGCAAGCTTTAGGGGTTTATTACTTCGCCTTTAATGCTGGTTTAGGAATTAGCTTGAGCGTCATTAATGCCATTCGCGTATCCCTATTTTCGGATCTGTGCAATCTGAACTCTCAACCTAGCTTATTTGCTCAACGCTATCTGCAAAGCCTACGCAAAATAGCCATGATGATTGTGCCTCTGGTGGTGCTGCAATCCAGTTTAGCTCCCTTTTATGTTCCCTTAATATTTGGGCAGAAATGGGTTGAGCGTGGAGCCGTACCCATCTTAATTTTGATTTGTATTTCAGCCCTATCTCGCCCCTTTGCTGATGCAGCCTCTTTGATGTTCCGAGCCTTTGGTCAGACGCAAATTGAATTGCGCTGGAATATCATATTCACTATTTTTCTAGCCATTGCTATTTGGGTAGGAACCCAGTGGGGTATCTTAGGAGCTGCGGTTGCTGTCATGGCAACTCACCTGATTCTACAGCCCCTATATACCCTTTGGGCTACAAGGCAAACCCTACCAAAATTTTTACAGGAGGCTAAAGGATGA
- a CDS encoding glycosyltransferase family 2 protein, with the protein MITNSPRISVVIPAYNAAQFLPAAITSVQHQTFSDWELLIINDGSTDDTVEVVRQYEQRDTRIHLINQVNQGVSAARNQGVENSQGQIIAFLDADDQWLPKKLCIHLEHLQSNPDLGVSFAQVEILNPSGEPSGQVSSGRLTHLKSEYFLSENPTTTTSNWVIRKEVFSQVGGFCHDMSYSEDMEWLLRVICTSDWQIVGINQVLTQYRTSSSGLSAQLYQMEAGWNQLVQKAKIYAPQLVEQHFALAQAIHLRYLARRAFRLKLPAKVGVDFISRALHSDWRLFFYQTRRTLLTLVAVFGMLILEKVFLIQRHSPVEESIHRVESHS; encoded by the coding sequence ATGATCACAAATAGCCCAAGGATATCAGTAGTGATACCCGCCTACAATGCTGCACAATTTTTACCAGCAGCAATTACTTCTGTGCAACACCAGACTTTTTCCGATTGGGAACTACTAATCATTAATGATGGTTCTACGGATGACACAGTTGAGGTTGTCAGACAATATGAACAAAGAGATACCCGTATTCATCTAATTAACCAAGTGAATCAGGGCGTATCTGCTGCTCGTAACCAAGGAGTGGAAAACAGCCAAGGTCAAATCATCGCCTTTCTGGATGCTGATGATCAATGGCTACCTAAAAAATTATGCATACATCTGGAACATTTACAGTCCAATCCTGATTTAGGGGTTAGCTTTGCCCAAGTAGAAATACTGAATCCGTCGGGTGAACCAAGTGGACAGGTTTCTAGTGGTCGTTTAACTCATTTAAAATCCGAATATTTCCTTTCAGAAAACCCCACCACTACTACTTCTAATTGGGTTATCCGCAAAGAAGTATTTAGTCAAGTAGGAGGCTTTTGCCATGATATGAGCTACTCCGAGGATATGGAATGGCTACTTAGGGTAATTTGCACTAGTGATTGGCAAATTGTAGGTATTAACCAAGTGTTGACTCAATATCGTACCAGTTCCAGTGGGCTGTCTGCTCAGTTGTATCAGATGGAAGCAGGCTGGAATCAACTTGTGCAGAAGGCGAAAATTTATGCACCCCAATTGGTTGAGCAGCATTTTGCTTTAGCTCAGGCTATACATTTACGTTATTTAGCTCGGCGGGCTTTTCGTCTGAAATTACCTGCAAAAGTGGGAGTTGATTTTATCAGCCGTGCTTTGCATTCTGATTGGCGATTGTTTTTCTATCAAACTCGGCGGACTTTATTAACTTTGGTTGCGGTGTTTGGGATGTTGATACTTGAGAAGGTTTTTCTCATCCAGAGACATTCCCCTGTTGAGGAAAGTATCCATCGTGTAGAAAGTCATAGTTGA
- a CDS encoding glycosyltransferase family 2 protein — MKLSVIIPVYNSESSVAATLRSVLAQTYDDFEVIIVDDGCTDNSIDICKQFHDSRIKIIQQQNRGLAGARNTGIRHAQGEYLAFVDSDDLWLAEKLAKHIQHFERSPEVGVSFSRSSFIDDQGEPLGIYQMPKLTDITPEYLFCRNPISNGSSVVIRRIVLEAIKFQENLYGEIEDFYFDDRFRQSEDIECWLRIALQTNWKIEGIPEALTLYRVNMGGLSANVLKQYESWEQILVKTQVYNPQFIDLWGNKARAYQLRYLARRATRQRAPKIAVNLLHKAVGIYWRIFVEEPQRTFISFGAAYLLWILPQFLYQNLEKLMMQITGANQQRRILHEQKSEFKPMNSEVFNS, encoded by the coding sequence ATGAAATTATCTGTAATTATTCCAGTTTACAATTCGGAATCTTCGGTGGCGGCGACGCTACGGTCTGTTCTTGCACAAACCTATGATGACTTTGAAGTGATCATTGTTGATGATGGTTGTACAGATAACAGCATTGATATCTGTAAGCAGTTTCATGACTCCCGCATCAAGATTATCCAGCAACAAAATCGAGGATTGGCAGGAGCGAGAAACACTGGTATTCGTCACGCGCAGGGGGAATATTTAGCTTTTGTTGATAGTGATGACCTGTGGTTAGCGGAGAAATTAGCCAAACATATTCAGCATTTTGAGCGATCGCCTGAAGTTGGGGTGAGTTTTTCCCGCTCTAGCTTTATTGATGACCAAGGTGAGCCTTTGGGAATTTATCAGATGCCTAAATTAACAGATATTACGCCAGAATATTTATTCTGTCGCAATCCTATTAGTAATGGGTCATCGGTGGTGATTCGTCGAATTGTTTTGGAAGCTATTAAGTTCCAAGAGAATCTTTATGGCGAAATTGAAGATTTTTATTTTGACGATCGCTTTCGTCAATCTGAAGATATTGAGTGTTGGCTGCGAATTGCGCTGCAAACTAATTGGAAAATAGAAGGTATACCCGAAGCTCTCACCCTCTATCGGGTGAATATGGGTGGTTTGTCAGCTAATGTTCTCAAACAATATGAATCTTGGGAGCAAATTCTCGTCAAAACCCAGGTCTATAATCCTCAGTTTATCGACCTATGGGGAAACAAAGCTAGAGCTTATCAACTACGATACTTAGCCCGAAGAGCAACCAGACAGCGAGCGCCAAAAATTGCCGTTAACCTCTTGCACAAAGCTGTAGGAATATATTGGCGGATTTTTGTAGAAGAACCTCAACGTACATTTATTTCTTTTGGTGCTGCTTATCTTTTATGGATTCTACCGCAATTTTTGTATCAGAATTTAGAAAAATTAATGATGCAAATTACTGGAGCAAATCAACAGCGACGTATTTTGCATGAGCAGAAATCAGAATTCAAGCCGATGAATTCTGAAGTATTTAATTCATAA
- the pssD gene encoding PssD/Cps14F family polysaccharide biosynthesis glycosyltransferase — MKVLLVCSSGGHFKGLQQLRPFWEQHERVWVTFKTATTEASLAEETVFWAYSPTNRNLPNLFKNLLLAFQVIRETQPQLIISTGAGVAVPFLIIGKLFGSKTAFIESVTRIHTLSLSAKLVLPFLSVLYVQWAQLQTRYPQAELIIPQESV; from the coding sequence ATGAAAGTTTTACTAGTTTGTTCTTCGGGTGGGCATTTTAAAGGTCTTCAGCAATTGCGTCCTTTTTGGGAACAGCATGAACGAGTTTGGGTGACTTTTAAAACTGCAACCACAGAGGCTTCTTTGGCAGAAGAAACAGTGTTTTGGGCTTATAGTCCTACCAATCGGAATTTGCCCAATTTGTTTAAAAATCTGCTGCTGGCTTTTCAGGTGATCAGGGAAACTCAACCACAACTGATCATCTCAACAGGAGCAGGTGTTGCTGTTCCCTTTCTGATTATTGGCAAATTATTTGGTAGCAAAACAGCATTTATTGAATCTGTAACTCGGATTCATACTTTGAGTTTATCTGCCAAATTAGTTTTACCTTTTTTGAGCGTCCTATATGTGCAATGGGCACAACTGCAAACCCGTTATCCTCAAGCTGAACTTATAATTCCTCAGGAAAGTGTATGA
- a CDS encoding glycosyltransferase, giving the protein MILVTVGTEQYPFNRLMSWIEVLLQSELIQEEVVVQYGTCTVLPAGAKVYRLIKEDKFQELIKQARIVIAHCGEGTLLLLDSLDKPYILAARSQRFGEHVDEHQVELALALSQLNVPIAWCPGDLVRFIETPKKVSISDVSTASAIALCNSLESRFGESLGVM; this is encoded by the coding sequence ATGATTTTAGTCACAGTCGGTACAGAACAATATCCTTTTAATCGCCTCATGTCTTGGATTGAGGTCTTGCTACAAAGTGAACTGATTCAAGAAGAAGTTGTAGTGCAGTATGGAACTTGCACGGTTTTACCTGCTGGTGCTAAGGTTTATCGTCTCATCAAAGAAGACAAATTTCAGGAGTTGATTAAGCAAGCGCGAATAGTGATTGCTCATTGTGGGGAAGGAACTTTACTCTTGTTAGATTCTTTAGATAAGCCTTACATTTTAGCGGCTCGTAGTCAGAGATTTGGTGAACATGTTGATGAGCATCAAGTCGAACTAGCTCTAGCACTATCACAACTGAATGTACCCATTGCTTGGTGTCCAGGAGATTTAGTGCGATTTATCGAGACTCCAAAAAAAGTCTCCATTTCTGATGTGTCTACTGCTAGTGCGATCGCACTATGCAATAGTCTAGAATCTCGCTTTGGTGAATCCTTAGGAGTTATGTAA
- a CDS encoding ISAzo13-like element ISCasp1 family transposase translates to MRKQGAVINIREKYREISPYLNERTRRIWAGTEALGLGYGGITAVSEATGLSQNTIRSGIEELLLSSENPTQTARIRSRGGGRKKLTMADKTLKQDLDSLVEPTSRGDPESPLRWSCKSLAKLASELKNMGHKVCSKTVSTLLKSMGYSLQGNRKTQEGKHNPDRDQQFVHINRTVRQFQNQKHPVISVDTKKKELIGNYKNSGVEWEPSSSPTQVKVHDFVDPELGKAIPYGVYDLQHNQAWVSVGIDHDTASFAVETIRNWWFNMGKPLYPDSQHLLITADCGGSNSYRSRLWKLKLQEFAEQTGLTVHVCHFPPGTSKWNRIEHRLFCHISQNWRGRPLDSLMVIVSLIGNTSTKHGLTVHAQVDPNQYQIGIKVSDEDFNAIAITKDTFHGEWNYQISPRNST, encoded by the coding sequence ATGCGCAAACAGGGTGCAGTAATCAATATTAGAGAAAAATACAGAGAAATAAGCCCTTACTTAAATGAACGAACACGTAGGATTTGGGCAGGAACAGAGGCTTTGGGGTTAGGATATGGGGGAATTACAGCAGTATCAGAGGCAACAGGTTTAAGTCAAAATACCATTCGCTCAGGCATAGAAGAATTACTTTTGTCGAGTGAAAATCCGACGCAAACGGCAAGGATACGCAGTCGTGGTGGTGGACGTAAAAAATTGACGATGGCAGATAAAACTTTAAAGCAAGATTTAGACTCTTTGGTAGAACCAACAAGCCGTGGAGACCCAGAATCACCCCTGCGTTGGAGTTGTAAGAGTTTAGCAAAACTAGCTTCAGAGTTAAAAAACATGGGACATAAGGTATGCAGCAAAACTGTTTCAACCTTACTTAAAAGTATGGGCTATAGCTTACAAGGAAATCGCAAAACTCAGGAAGGCAAACATAACCCTGACAGAGACCAGCAATTTGTTCACATTAATAGAACTGTACGACAGTTCCAAAATCAGAAACATCCAGTAATTTCAGTGGACACAAAGAAGAAAGAATTAATCGGTAACTATAAAAATTCTGGCGTGGAGTGGGAACCTTCTTCGTCACCCACTCAAGTCAAAGTTCACGACTTTGTTGACCCGGAGTTAGGCAAAGCAATACCTTACGGCGTATACGATTTACAACATAATCAAGCTTGGGTAAGTGTAGGTATTGACCACGACACAGCATCGTTTGCAGTCGAGACAATACGGAATTGGTGGTTCAATATGGGAAAACCATTATATCCAGATAGTCAGCATCTTCTGATTACAGCCGATTGCGGAGGTAGTAATAGCTACCGTAGCCGCCTCTGGAAACTGAAATTACAAGAGTTTGCGGAGCAAACAGGATTAACTGTTCACGTTTGCCATTTTCCACCTGGAACTAGCAAATGGAATCGAATCGAGCATCGATTATTCTGCCATATTTCTCAAAACTGGCGAGGACGACCCTTGGATAGCTTAATGGTGATTGTAAGCTTGATTGGTAATACAAGTACAAAACATGGCTTAACAGTTCACGCACAAGTAGACCCAAATCAGTATCAAATAGGTATTAAAGTATCCGATGAAGACTTCAATGCTATTGCCATCACAAAAGATACTTTTCATGGTGAATGGAACTATCAAATTAGCCCTAGAAATTCAACGTAG
- a CDS encoding sugar transferase: MTSHSKTIISLDTTRKGSVLLVHLPPRLTVIEAVSFRKYFQTLVEDNTITKIILDFGKTTIIDSSGVGSLISNHKSAQTKNIKLIFWSVTSQVKLAFSLVGLEKIFNIEPNTEAIIPTANRKTEQRPPLTHPSVRSPMKRAIDIVGAIIGLMITGVLFVPIAIAIKLDSPGSILFSQIRCGWMGQRFRIWKFRSMVTDAEALKATITNQASGAFFKSDCDPRITRIGHFLRKTSLDEFPQFWNVLMGDMSLVGTRPATPDELEQYEIRNWQRFDVRPGITGEWQTNGRSKIRNFEDVIELDLRYQKNWSLVYDLKLIFKTIMVVFNKDSGAM, encoded by the coding sequence ATGACTTCTCATTCCAAGACAATAATATCCCTAGATACCACTCGTAAAGGTAGTGTTCTATTAGTACATTTGCCTCCTAGATTAACTGTGATCGAGGCTGTTTCTTTTCGGAAGTATTTTCAAACTTTAGTAGAAGACAACACGATCACAAAAATTATCTTGGATTTTGGCAAAACCACAATTATCGATAGTAGTGGTGTTGGGTCATTAATTAGTAACCACAAATCTGCACAGACGAAAAATATCAAATTAATCTTTTGGAGTGTTACTTCTCAAGTTAAATTAGCTTTTTCTCTGGTTGGTTTGGAGAAAATATTTAACATTGAACCCAACACCGAGGCTATTATCCCCACTGCAAACCGCAAAACTGAACAGCGTCCACCCTTAACTCATCCGTCAGTGCGATCGCCGATGAAACGTGCCATTGATATTGTGGGTGCCATCATTGGGTTAATGATAACTGGAGTGTTATTTGTGCCGATTGCGATCGCTATTAAACTTGATAGTCCAGGTTCCATACTTTTTAGCCAAATTCGTTGCGGTTGGATGGGACAAAGGTTTCGCATCTGGAAGTTTCGTTCGATGGTGACTGATGCTGAAGCCCTTAAAGCTACTATTACAAACCAAGCATCTGGCGCTTTTTTCAAAAGTGATTGTGATCCACGCATTACCCGTATTGGTCACTTTCTTCGCAAGACCAGTTTAGATGAATTTCCGCAATTTTGGAATGTTCTGATGGGAGATATGAGTTTAGTTGGTACTCGACCAGCAACCCCAGATGAGCTAGAACAGTATGAAATTCGTAATTGGCAAAGATTTGATGTCAGACCTGGAATTACTGGTGAGTGGCAGACTAATGGTCGCTCAAAAATTCGTAACTTTGAGGATGTTATCGAACTCGATTTGCGATACCAGAAAAACTGGAGTTTAGTCTATGATCTCAAGCTCATATTCAAAACTATTATGGTTGTGTTTAATAAGGATTCAGGGGCAATGTAA
- a CDS encoding ATP-binding protein, which yields MSAETDLLIRNSSLQVASDLDAMITVVEWFDQLNCSFLPEQLWVEAQTALIEGFTNVVRHAHSHLSPQTPVDLEVQICHEYFQIRIWDQGDPFDLEAALEDLSQETGDQAFNPLNRDKHWGCIFFLKLQRDYHWTISYTCGIGNKNCLLLRKNLVF from the coding sequence ATGTCAGCGGAAACAGATTTATTAATCCGTAACTCTAGCTTACAAGTTGCCAGTGATTTAGATGCGATGATAACAGTTGTGGAATGGTTCGATCAATTGAACTGCTCATTTTTACCCGAACAATTGTGGGTAGAAGCACAAACTGCTTTGATTGAGGGCTTTACAAATGTGGTTCGCCATGCTCACAGCCACCTTAGTCCTCAAACTCCTGTCGATCTAGAAGTACAAATTTGCCATGAATATTTCCAGATTCGTATTTGGGATCAAGGTGATCCTTTTGATTTAGAAGCAGCTTTAGAAGATCTCAGCCAAGAAACAGGAGATCAGGCATTTAATCCTTTAAATCGTGATAAACATTGGGGCTGTATCTTTTTCCTTAAGCTCCAAAGAGACTATCACTGGACTATTAGTTATACTTGTGGAATAGGAAATAAAAACTGCTTATTGCTAAGGAAAAATTTAGTTTTTTAA
- a CDS encoding SpoIIE family protein phosphatase: MATITDSKIKILVIDDDRVLQLILKKTLQDQGYEVIVASNGEQGLEQAKHLRPAMIICDWQMGEMDGLEVCRQIKSQPLLSTTFFILLTSRKAVEDRVEGLDTGADDFLSKPIEINELKARVRSGLRLYHTNQKLQQLAEDLHIQKQLLETELNEAADYVKSILPESMSGLITINSKFLPCNQLGGDCFDYYWLDENHLVIYLLDVSGHGLAAALPSISVHNLLRSHSLPKASLYEPSEVLQNLNEIFQMEKQNDQYFTIWYGVFDRSSSQLTYASAGHPPALLLSQTAHSSLEIKHLVTPGQPIGAFAEAEYRNAICEIEDPSKLYVFSDGVYEVEQSDGSLWDLNGFINLLVAYNQPFKLGLDHILEAIETSTGSKAFIDDCSLIEINFNHSC, from the coding sequence ATGGCTACGATAACTGATTCTAAAATCAAAATCTTAGTGATTGATGATGACCGAGTTCTTCAACTCATTTTAAAAAAGACCCTTCAAGATCAAGGATATGAAGTTATTGTTGCTTCAAATGGTGAACAGGGATTAGAGCAAGCTAAACATCTACGTCCAGCTATGATTATTTGTGATTGGCAAATGGGAGAAATGGATGGCTTAGAAGTCTGTCGCCAAATTAAATCTCAACCACTGCTATCAACAACGTTTTTTATCCTGCTGACTTCACGTAAAGCTGTGGAAGATCGGGTTGAAGGTTTAGACACGGGTGCAGACGATTTCTTGAGTAAACCCATTGAGATCAATGAATTAAAAGCACGAGTAAGATCTGGACTGAGACTATATCACACTAATCAAAAACTTCAACAATTAGCTGAGGATCTACATATCCAAAAACAGCTTTTAGAGACAGAGTTAAATGAAGCTGCTGATTACGTTAAATCTATTCTTCCGGAATCAATGTCGGGGTTAATCACAATTAATTCCAAGTTTTTACCTTGTAATCAATTGGGTGGTGATTGCTTTGATTACTACTGGCTAGATGAAAATCACCTAGTTATATACCTCCTTGATGTCTCTGGACATGGATTAGCCGCAGCTCTTCCTTCAATTTCGGTGCATAATTTATTGCGATCGCATTCTCTTCCCAAAGCCAGTCTTTATGAACCATCGGAAGTTCTCCAGAACTTGAATGAGATATTTCAAATGGAGAAGCAAAATGACCAATACTTTACGATCTGGTATGGAGTTTTTGACCGAAGCTCTTCTCAATTAACCTATGCTAGTGCTGGTCATCCTCCGGCTTTACTACTTTCTCAAACTGCTCACTCAAGTTTAGAGATCAAACACTTAGTTACCCCAGGTCAACCAATTGGAGCGTTTGCAGAAGCCGAATATCGCAATGCTATATGTGAGATTGAAGATCCGAGTAAACTCTATGTTTTCAGCGATGGAGTTTATGAAGTTGAACAGTCTGATGGTAGCTTATGGGATTTAAACGGTTTCATTAATTTACTAGTTGCATATAATCAACCATTTAAATTGGGCTTAGACCATATTTTAGAAGCAATAGAAACCTCAACAGGTAGTAAAGCTTTTATAGATGACTGTTCATTAATAGAAATCAACTTTAATCATAGTTGTTGA